The genomic interval CACCCCCACACCGTCGCGACAATCCGCCCCCGCACCCCCCGCGATCCGCGGAGGAAAGCGCCCGCTCCGCGGTCAAATGGCCATCTGCACCGAGGAGGCCCCGATGTCGGACGTGTCACGTGAAGAGCTCCTGCGCCGTCTGTACGACCCTCAACTCGTAGTGGTCGACGTACTCCCCCCCGATTCTTGGGGGCTCCGCCACATCCCGGGCGCGATCAACCTCCCTGTCGACGAGATCAAAAGTCGAGCCGCAGCCGTTCTGCCCGACCGCGACCGCGAGATCATCCTTTACTGCGGCACCTCGACCTGACCGCTCGCGATGCAGGCCGTGCGCCTGCTCACAGACCTGGGATACACGAACCTTCGCCACTACACAGGAGGCATCGCCGACTGGGTCGACCACAACCTCCCCGTAGAGGGGATCCGACGCGTCCAGGCGATCTCATTCACGCCAAGAACAGGCCTGACAGCTGCCCTCGAGGCGTTGGGAAGTCGCTCTTTCAGCCAGCTCGCCACCATGTGGAGCGTCATCGTGATCGTCTCCGCCGCGCTCTTCTGGCTGGCCTGCGCCCTGCCGGGCCACGGGCTGGTGCAGGGAGGCCAGCCCCTCCCCTTCGATGGGCGAACCCTCCTCGACGCGCTCTACTTCAGCGCGGTCACCGCCACGTCGGTGGGCTACGGCGACGTCACTCCTGTCGGCGCGGCGCG from Pseudomonadota bacterium carries:
- a CDS encoding rhodanese-like domain-containing protein, with translation MAICTEEAPMSDVSREELLRRLYDPQLVVVDVLPPDSWGLRHIPGAINLPVDEIKSRAAAVLPDRDREIILYCGTST